The sequence TAAGTGCACTGGTGACCGTCTCGCAGCGCGCGCAGGTGCCGGTCGGGCTAGGTTAACTCATTGCGCCGCTGCGATTTCGCCGCGACCAGGTCAAAGGTGCGGCATCGAGCCGCATTACGCCACCTACGGTGGCCCGAGATTTAACAATCGCGGTGAGCGAAATCCCCGCGCGGACCCGTGACGAGCGGGCGGCCCGCTACTCCGCGTCGCCGTCCCCGTCGCCGTCGCTGTTGTCGCGCACGGCCTGCGCGGCGGCGCGGATCTGCGGGGTCACGAGCATCACCTGGCCCAGCACGCCGTTGATGAAACCCGGTGAGTCGTCGGTGGATAGCCGCTTGGCGAGTTCGACGGCCTCGTCGACGGCCACCGGTTCGGGAACGTCGTCGGCGTGCAGCAGTTCCCACACGGCCACCCGCAGGATCGCGCGGTCCACGGCGGGTAGCCGGTCCAGCGTCCAGCCCTGTAGATGCGCCGAGATCAAATCGTCGATGTGTGCGGCGTGCTCGGTGACTCCGTACGCCACCTTCACCGTGTACGGGTTGAGTGGCGCGACATCGGATTGTTTGTCTGCCAGGGCATTTCGCGCATCGGCCGCCTCGGCAGGGGTGATCTTTCTGGCTTCGGCCTCGAACAGCAGGTCTACGGCGCGTTTGCGGGCCTGATGGCGGCCACGGTCGGGCCGACGATCAGGCATTCACCCTTCCTAGGTAACTGCCGTCGCGGGTATCGATCTTGAGCTTGTCGCCGGTGTTGATGAACAACGGCACCTGGATCTCGGCGCCGGTTTCGACGGTGGCCGGCTTGGTGCCCGCGCTGGAGCGATCGCCCTGCAGCCCGGGCTCGGTGTGGGTGACCTCGAGTTCCACCGTGACCGGCAGCTCGAGGTACAGCGCCGTGCCATCGTGGAAGGCGATCTGCACCGGCATGCTCTCCAGCAGGAACTCGGCGGCGTCGCCGACCATCGACTCGGGCAGCGGGTGCTGCTCGTAGTCCTCGGCGTCCATGAACACGAAATCGGTGCCGTCGCGGTAGAGGTAGGTCGCATCGCGCCGGTCCACCGTGGCGGTTTCGACCTTCACCCCCGCGTTGTAGGTCTTGTCGACCGTCTTGCCCGACACCACGTTCTTCAGCTTGGTCCGCACGAACGCCGGGCCCTTGCCGGGTTTGACGTGCTGGAACTCGACGATCTGCCACAGTTGGCCGTCGATCACCAGCACGAGGCCGTTCTTGAAGTCTGCAGTCGTTGCCACGGTCGGTTGTTCTCCTGTCAGAGGATCGCCAGTTCCTTGGGGAACCGGGTGAGCAAGTCGGGTGTGCCCGATTCGCCAACGACCAGCGTGTCCTCGATGCGGACGCCACCACGGTCGGGCAGATAGACACCGGGCTCCACGGTTACCACAGAGCCAGCAAGCAGTGTACCGGCGGACGCGGCACCGATTCCGGGCGCTTCGTGGATCTGCAGCCCCACCCCGTGGCCGAGGCCGTGACCGAAGTTGTCCGCATGGCCGGCGTCGGCGATGACCTGCCGTGCCGCGGCGTCGACGTCGCGCAACGGGGTGCCGGGGACCAGCGCCTCGCGCCCGGCGCGCTGCGCCGCGGCGACCAGCGCGTAGATGTCGCGCTGCCACTGCGCGACCGGCGCCAGCACAAAGGTGCGCGTCATGTCGGAGTGGTAGCCGCTGACCAGGGCGCCGAAGTCGATCTTGACGAAGTCGCCGGCGGCCAGCACCGCGTCGGTGGGCCGGTGATGCGGGATCGCCGAGTTCGGGCCGGCGGCCACGATGGTCTCGAACGACGGGCCGTCGGCGCCGTGATCGAGCATCAGCGCCTCCAGCTCGCGGCGCACCTCCTTTTCCGTGCGCCCCGGCCGCAGCCCGCCGCGCTCGACGAGCTCGGCCAGCGCGGCGTCGGCCGCCTCGCAGGCCAGCCGCAGCACCGCGACCTCGCCGGCGTCCTTGACCTCGCGCAGCGCCTCCACCGTGCCCGCGGCGCGCACCAGCTCGACGTTCTCACCTGCCGCTTTGGCCAGCGCGGTGTGCCCGTCGACCGTCACCACGTGGCTTTCGAAACCCAGCCGTCGCACCCCGTCCGCGGCGGCCCGCCCCGCCAGGTGCGGCGCGCAGGCCCGCTCGATGACGATTTCGGCGTCGGGGACCTGCGCGGCCGCCTGGGTGCGGTAGCGCCCGTCGGTGGCCAGCACCGGTGTGTCGTCGTCGGCCCGGACCAGCAGCGCCGCGTTGGATCCGGTGAACCCGCTCAGGTAGCGCACGTTGACCAGACTCGAAACCAGCATGGCGTCGAGATCGGCGGCGGCAAGCCGCTCGCGCAACCGCGCCCTGCGCTGTGAAATAGTCACAGCAGATGAAGCTACTCGCTAAGGTGAGGCCCCATGAGTAAGTGGTTGCTGCGCGGACTGGTGTTCGCGACCCTGATGGTGATCGTGCGATTGCTGCAGGGAGCGATGATCAACGCGTGGGAAACCAAGGCGGGTCTGATCAGCGTCGTGCTGGTCGTGGCGTTCGCGATCACCGTGTTCGTCTGGGGTGTGATCGACGGCCGCGCCGACGCCAGGGCCAACCCCGACCCGGACCGCCGCGGCGACCTGGCGATGACGTGGCTGCTGGCCGGGCTGTTCGCCGGTGTGGTCAGCGGGCTGGTGGCCTGGTTCATCTCGCTGTTCTACACGACGCTCTATGTCGAGGCGCTGATCAACGAGGTCACCACGTTCGCGGCGTTCACCGCGCTGCTGGTGTTCCTGATGGCCATCGCCGGTGTTGCGCTGGGCCGCTGGCTCATCGACCGCAAGGCCGACCAGACGCCGCACCTGCACCACGGCGACGACGACCGCGCGGACACCGACGTGTTCGCCGCCGTCGGCCACCCCGGCGCCCAGGAGACCTCCGAGATCCCGACCACCGAAGAACGTCGCCAGGACCAACCCTGATCGGGGCCTGACCACCAGCAGCTGTGAACCCGGACGAGTTCTGCACGTCCGACCGGTGGAGTGTGCTGTCCTCGGCGGCATCCAACTCCCAGCTCGCCGGTGTGCTCGGCGGCTTCCTGATCACCGCGATCGCCCTGCTGTTCGACAAGAACAGCCGCGAAGCGGTGCACACGCTGGCGTTGTTCTCCTCCGCGGTCCTGGTGTTGATGCTCGACAGCTTCCTGTTCAGCCTGATCACCGGAACCCAGGTGCCCGACGGCGAGCGACGGGCCACGTGCGCGATCGCCTGGACCCAGGGTGCGGTGTCGACGGGGATGCTGGCCGCCGGCGCGACGGCGCTTTTCGGCGGGCTGGGCTGGATGCTGGCCAGCCATGCCGTCAACAAGGTCGCCGACCAGGATTCCGACGACATCCGCGCGTACTGCTTCATGGCGGGGCTGGGCGGGTGGCTGACGTTCGCGGCCGCGATGACCGCGACGTTGATCGTCTCGGAAACCTCGATCGACTATCTGCGGTTCATGTACGGGCACCGGCCCGCGCTGTGGATCGAAGGCATCGTCATCGTCACCTGCGCGGCGTTCATCGTCACCGATTTCCTGCTGGTTTCCCTGCGCACCCGGGCGTTGCGAAAGTCGTTGTCCAACGTCGCTGAGCCCACGCTGCTGGAGTTGCGGTCGATCAAATTCGCGACGGCGGGAATCGTTGTGCTGGCGATCGGCGGGTCGTGGCTGGCGGTGAGCCTGGCGCGCGTCCCCGACGTCTGGCTCACGGCGCCGAACCTGGTGATCGTCGGGTTCGTGCTGGTGCTCACGTTTATTCTGCCGACGATCATCTCGACCGCGATCTGCTACTCGGTGCCCTCCACCGACGAACGGCCTTCTGCGCCGAGGCTGGCCAGGTACCGCAAGGCGAGCAGGTAGCCGTGCACACCCAACCCGACGATGACGCCGGTCGCCACCGCGCTGAGGTAGGAGTGATGCCGAAACTCTTCGCGCTTGTGGACATTGGAGATGTGCACCTCGATCAGCGGTGCGCGTAGCTCAGCGCAGGCATCGCGCAGCGCGATCGAGGTGTGTGTCAGCGCACCGGCGTTGAGGATCACGGGGTCCCCGGCGTCAGCGGCAGCGTGGACGAAGCGCAGCAGCTCGGCCTCGCTGTCGCTTTGCCGCACAACGGCTTTCAGACCCAGCTCCTCGGCTTGGCGTTCGACCAGCAACACCAGGTCCTCGTAGCTGACCGAGCCGTACACCTCGGGCTCGCGGCGGCCCAGCCTGCCGAGGTTGGGCCCGTTGAGGACCAAAACGGTGGTCATGGGCGCGCTCCTTCCGCGATCTCGGCGTAGGCCGCCGCCAGCAGTGCCGGATCCGGGCCCTCCAAACGCCCCGGCTTACCGAGCCCGTCGAGCACGACGAACCGCAGCACGCCCGCACGGGTCTTCTTGTCGCCGGCCATGTACTCCAGCAGCTGCGGCAGCGCGTCGGCGTCGTAGCGCACCGGCAGCCCCAACGCGCTCAGAATCGACCGGTGCCGCGCGGCGGTGTCGTCGTCGAGACGCCCGGCGAGCCGGCCCAGTTCGGCGGCGAACACCAGCCCCACCGACACCGCGGCGCCGTGGCGCCACTGATAACGCTCCCGGCGTTCGATGGCGTGGGCCAGCGTGTGGCCGTAGTTGAGGATCTCGCGAAGTTGCGACTCCTTCTCGTCGGCGGCCACCACCTCGGCCTTGACGGCGATAGCCCGCCGGATCAACTCCGCGAGCATCTCGCTCTTCGGATCCAGCGCCGCCTCGGGGTCGGCCTCGATCATGTCGAGGATCACCGGGTCGGCGATGAACCCGGCCTTGACGATCTCGGCCATGCCCGCGACCAACTCGTTGCGCGGCAACGTTTCCAGCGTCGCCAGGTCGACGAGGACGGCGGCGGGCTGATGGAAAGCGCCCACCAGGTTCTTGCCGGCGTCGGTGTTGATGCCGGTCTTGCCGCCGACCGCGGCGTCGACCATGGCCAGCAGGGTGGTCGGGACGTGCACGATGTCGATGCCGCGCAGCCAGGTGGCCGCGGCGAACCCGGCGACGTCGGTGGCCGCTCCCCCGCCCAGGCTGATGATCGCATCCTTGCGGCCGACCCCGATGCGGCCCAGCACTTCCCAGATGAACCCGACGACCGGAAGATCCTTGCCCTTTTCGGCGTCGGGAATCTCGATCCGGTGCGCGTCGATTCCATTGTCGGCCAGCGTTATTCGGATAGCTTCTGCGGTTCGCGCCAGCGCCGGCTGGTGCAGGATGGCGACTCTGTGCCTCCCCTGCATCCGCTGTTCGAGCTCGGTGAGCAGACCGGTGCCGATGATCACCGGATACGGCGGATCGACGTGTACTTCTACGGTGACGGGTTCAGTCACGGTGGTGGGCCTTCTGGTTGCGAGCGGCGAGCGCGGCGGGCGACGGCGGCGCCTCGGTGCTCAGTTCTGCCGTCAACGAGGAGGGTCCGCGCCGCCACGGCGGCCGGCGCCGACGGCGTGGCGGTTCGGGGGCACCGGGGTTCTCCAACTGGTTCACGATGTGGCGCACGACGGCGCCGGGGTTGCGCCGATTGGTGTTGACCCGCATGGTGGCAACCCGTCGGTACAACGGAACACGTTGGGACATCAACGCTTTGAACTTCTCGGCGCGGTCGCCGCCGGCCAGCAGCGGGCGCACGGTGCTGCCGCCGGTGCGGCGCACCCCCTCTGCGGCGCTGATCTCCAGGTAGATGACGGTGTGCCCCTTCAGCGCGTCGCGCACCCCCTCGGTGGTGACCGCGCCACCGCCGAGTGACAGCACCCCGTCGTGGGACCGCAACGCGTCGCGGATGACCTCTTCCTCGATGCGGCGGAATTCCTGCTCGCCGTCGGCGGCGAAGATCTCGGCGATGGTGCGGCCGGTCTTCTCCTCGATCGCGGCGTCGGTGTCGATCAGCGTGAGATCCAGCGCCTTGGCGAGGCGGCGCCCGATGGTCGACTTACCCGACCCGGGCAGGCCCACCAGTACCGCTTTGGGCGCCATCATCCCGACGCCTGCACCGACTGCGCCGACGGTTCGCGCTCGCGCACCGTGCGCAGATAGTTGTCGATATTGGCCCGCGTCTCGGACAGCGAGTCGCCGCCGAACTTCTGCAGCGCGGCCCGCGCCAGCACCAGCGCCACCATGGTCTCGACCACCACGCCTGCGGCGGGCACCGCACACACGTCCGAGCGCTGGTGGATCGCGGCGGCCTCCTCACCGGTGGCCATGTCGACCGTCGCCAGCGCGCGCGGCACGGTGGAGATCGGCTTCATCGCCGCCCGCACCCGCAGCGGCTGGCCGTTGGTCATGCCGCCCTCCAGGCCGCCGGCCCGGTTCGTGGAGCGCACGACACCGTCGGCGCCGGGATAGATCTCGTCGTGGGCGACGCTGCCGCGGCGGCGCGCGGTCTCGAAGCCGTCGCCGATCTCGACCCCCTTGATCGCCTGGATGCCCATCACCGCGCCGGCCAGCTGGCTGTCGAGCCGGTTGTCGCCGCTGGTGAACGAGCCCAGCCCGACCGGCAGGTTGTGCGCCACCACCTCGACGACGCCGCCGAGCGTGTCGCCATCCTTCTTGGCGGCCTCGATCTCGGCGATCATGGACTTTTCCGCCTCCTCGGCATACGCGCGCACCGGGCTGGCGTCGATGGCGGCCAGGTCCGACATCTGCGGCGGCGGTCCCTCATATGGCGCCGACGCGCCGATGGAGATGATGTGGGACAGCACGTCGATGCCGAGCGCCTGCTTGAGGAACTGCTTGGCGACGGTGCCCGCGACGACGCGGGCCGCCGTCTCGCGGGCGCTGGCGCGTTCCAGCACGGGGCGGGCGTCGTCGAAGCCGTACTTGAGCATGCCCGCGTAGTCGGCGTGCCCGGGCCGGGGCCGGGTCAGCGGCGCGTTGCGCGCGGAGTCTTGCAGCGCGGCGGGGTCGACGGGGTCCGGCGCCATCACGGTCTCCCACTTCGGCCACTCGGTGTTGCCGATCTGGATCGCGATGGGGCCGCCGAGCGTGACGCCGTGGCGCACCCCGGCCAGCATCGTGACCTCGTCCTGTTCGAACTTCATCCGGGCGCCGCGGCCGTAGCCGAGCCGGCGCCGGGCAAGCTGAGCTGCGATGTCATCGGTGGTGAGCTGCACGCCGGCAACCATGCCCTCGAGCACGGCCACCAGGGCGCGGCCGTGGGATTCACCAGCTGTGGTCCATCGCAACACGCCGCCATTCTCTCATGGCGATTTGGGCGCGTTTACGGTCGCTGAGCGGGCGTTGGCGCGCCGAAATCGCAACGCGGGTGTCACGTGAGCGAAACAGGGCCGCGTCACAGTTTTGCCCATGGAATCCCGAACCGCATTGACGTTGAGTATCGGCGTCCTCGGTGGGCTGGCGGTGGTGGTCACCGCGGAGGTCATCACGGTGCCGATCTGGGTGGTGTTTCTGTCGTGGGCGTCGTTCTTCTTCGTCGGTGGCGCGGCCGCCGGCTGGGTGCGCTCACTGTCGTGCAATCTCGCCGGGGTGCT comes from Mycolicibacterium pulveris and encodes:
- a CDS encoding B-4DMT family transporter, with the translated sequence MSKWLLRGLVFATLMVIVRLLQGAMINAWETKAGLISVVLVVAFAITVFVWGVIDGRADARANPDPDRRGDLAMTWLLAGLFAGVVSGLVAWFISLFYTTLYVEALINEVTTFAAFTALLVFLMAIAGVALGRWLIDRKADQTPHLHHGDDDRADTDVFAAVGHPGAQETSEIPTTEERRQDQP
- the aroC gene encoding chorismate synthase, translating into MLRWTTAGESHGRALVAVLEGMVAGVQLTTDDIAAQLARRRLGYGRGARMKFEQDEVTMLAGVRHGVTLGGPIAIQIGNTEWPKWETVMAPDPVDPAALQDSARNAPLTRPRPGHADYAGMLKYGFDDARPVLERASARETAARVVAGTVAKQFLKQALGIDVLSHIISIGASAPYEGPPPQMSDLAAIDASPVRAYAEEAEKSMIAEIEAAKKDGDTLGGVVEVVAHNLPVGLGSFTSGDNRLDSQLAGAVMGIQAIKGVEIGDGFETARRRGSVAHDEIYPGADGVVRSTNRAGGLEGGMTNGQPLRVRAAMKPISTVPRALATVDMATGEEAAAIHQRSDVCAVPAAGVVVETMVALVLARAALQKFGGDSLSETRANIDNYLRTVREREPSAQSVQASG
- a CDS encoding shikimate kinase, giving the protein MAPKAVLVGLPGSGKSTIGRRLAKALDLTLIDTDAAIEEKTGRTIAEIFAADGEQEFRRIEEEVIRDALRSHDGVLSLGGGAVTTEGVRDALKGHTVIYLEISAAEGVRRTGGSTVRPLLAGGDRAEKFKALMSQRVPLYRRVATMRVNTNRRNPGAVVRHIVNQLENPGAPEPPRRRRRPPWRRGPSSLTAELSTEAPPSPAALAARNQKAHHRD
- a CDS encoding M24 family metallopeptidase, with the translated sequence MTISQRRARLRERLAAADLDAMLVSSLVNVRYLSGFTGSNAALLVRADDDTPVLATDGRYRTQAAAQVPDAEIVIERACAPHLAGRAAADGVRRLGFESHVVTVDGHTALAKAAGENVELVRAAGTVEALREVKDAGEVAVLRLACEAADAALAELVERGGLRPGRTEKEVRRELEALMLDHGADGPSFETIVAAGPNSAIPHHRPTDAVLAAGDFVKIDFGALVSGYHSDMTRTFVLAPVAQWQRDIYALVAAAQRAGREALVPGTPLRDVDAAARQVIADAGHADNFGHGLGHGVGLQIHEAPGIGAASAGTLLAGSVVTVEPGVYLPDRGGVRIEDTLVVGESGTPDLLTRFPKELAIL
- the aroQ gene encoding type II 3-dehydroquinate dehydratase, yielding MTTVLVLNGPNLGRLGRREPEVYGSVSYEDLVLLVERQAEELGLKAVVRQSDSEAELLRFVHAAADAGDPVILNAGALTHTSIALRDACAELRAPLIEVHISNVHKREEFRHHSYLSAVATGVIVGLGVHGYLLALRYLASLGAEGRSSVEGTE
- the efp gene encoding elongation factor P; the protein is MATTADFKNGLVLVIDGQLWQIVEFQHVKPGKGPAFVRTKLKNVVSGKTVDKTYNAGVKVETATVDRRDATYLYRDGTDFVFMDAEDYEQHPLPESMVGDAAEFLLESMPVQIAFHDGTALYLELPVTVELEVTHTEPGLQGDRSSAGTKPATVETGAEIQVPLFINTGDKLKIDTRDGSYLGRVNA
- the nusB gene encoding transcription antitermination factor NusB yields the protein MPDRRPDRGRHQARKRAVDLLFEAEARKITPAEAADARNALADKQSDVAPLNPYTVKVAYGVTEHAAHIDDLISAHLQGWTLDRLPAVDRAILRVAVWELLHADDVPEPVAVDEAVELAKRLSTDDSPGFINGVLGQVMLVTPQIRAAAQAVRDNSDGDGDGDAE
- the aroB gene encoding 3-dehydroquinate synthase, which translates into the protein MTEPVTVEVHVDPPYPVIIGTGLLTELEQRMQGRHRVAILHQPALARTAEAIRITLADNGIDAHRIEIPDAEKGKDLPVVGFIWEVLGRIGVGRKDAIISLGGGAATDVAGFAAATWLRGIDIVHVPTTLLAMVDAAVGGKTGINTDAGKNLVGAFHQPAAVLVDLATLETLPRNELVAGMAEIVKAGFIADPVILDMIEADPEAALDPKSEMLAELIRRAIAVKAEVVAADEKESQLREILNYGHTLAHAIERRERYQWRHGAAVSVGLVFAAELGRLAGRLDDDTAARHRSILSALGLPVRYDADALPQLLEYMAGDKKTRAGVLRFVVLDGLGKPGRLEGPDPALLAAAYAEIAEGARP